In Buchnera aphidicola (Chaetogeoica yunlongensis), the genomic stretch TTAAATGATTTAACTTTTGGAGATAAAGTATTCAAATACATTTCCATATTCCTAATTAATTTTTAACATAAAAGATAGAGACCTAATCATTCCTAAAATATCAGGTGTTTTTCTAAGCTTCACCGTATGACCAATATAACGCAATCCTAATCCAATTAATGTTGCTTTATGTTTAGGTAAACGACCTATAGAACTTTTTACTTGAGTTACACTAATAAATTTATCCATGGCAATTTCTCATAATTTCTTTTATCGACTTATTTCTCTTTAATGCAATCATTTTTGGAGATTTCATACGCTCTAATACTAATATTGTAGCACGTA encodes the following:
- the rpmD gene encoding 50S ribosomal protein L30, with product MDKFISVTQVKSSIGRLPKHKATLIGLGLRYIGHTVKLRKTPDILGMIRSLSFMLKIN